Within the Fibrobacter sp. genome, the region GCTGGGCACTTCAACCTTGAATTCTTCAACCGGTTCCAAGAGCTTGCCATTTTCATCGTTCTGGAAAATCACCTGGGGAGAACCGATGGTGAATTCGTAAAGTTCACGACGCATGTTTTCGACCAGGATGGTCAAGTGGAGAATACCACGGCCGGACACCTTGAAGTTGGATGCGCCGTCAGCCTTTTCCACCAAGAGGGCCGGGTCAGCCATGTGTGCGCGTTCCAGACGTTCCTGGAGCTGGTTACCAGTCATGAACTTGCCGCCGTACTTACCAGCCAAGGGGGAGGTGTTCACGGTGAACATCATGGAGATGGTGGGCGGGTCGATATGGATACGGGGAAGTTCCTGAGGATTCTTCGGATCGGACAGGGTATCGCCGATGTCGAAGTTGTCGAAACCTGCCAAAAGAACGATGTCGCCCGGACCGGCTTCTTCAACCGGCTGCGGAGAAAGACCGTCGTAGCGGAGAACCTTCTGGAGACGGACATTCTTGAACTTGCCGTCGGCAGTGGACTGTGCAACAGTCAGACCCGGCTTGAAAATGCCGTTCTGGACGCGGCCCACGGCCAAGCGACCAAGGAAGCCGGAGTATTCCAGAGAAGTGATCTGCATGAGGGGTTCTGCATTCGGATCGCCCTTGGGAGCCGGGATGCGTTCGATGATCTTGTCCATCAAGATGGAGAAGTCGCCATCCGGGTCTTCCATTTCTGCCTTGCAGATACCGCGACGGCCGGAACCGAACACCTTGTCGAAGTCCAACTGTTCTTCAGTTGCATCGAGTTCGCAGAACAGGTCGAAGACCTTGTCCAGTGCGCCGTGGGGATTACAACCGTCACGGTCGATCTTGTTCACAACGACGATAGGAATAAGGCCCATCTGAAGAGCCTTCTGGGTCACGAAACGGGTCTGGGCCATAGGACCTTCGAAAGCGTCCACCACCAGGATAACACCGTCAACGGTACCGAGAACACGTTCCACCTGACCACCGAAGTCAGCATGCCCCGGGGTATCCACGATGTTCACGCGGTAGCCCTTGTACATCACGTTGGTGTTCTTGGAAAGGATGGTAATGCCGCGTTCGCGTTCCAGGTTGTCGGAGTCCATCACGCGTTCATTGACTTCTTCACCTTCGTGGAAAGTTCCGCACTGCTTGAGGAGCTGGTCCACCAGGGTGGTTTTACCGTGGTCAACGTGGGCGATAATGGCTACGTTTCTGATTTTAGACTGATCCATAGGGCCTCTTTAAATAAGAGATGTTGTATTTTTTTTGCGCGCAAAGATAGAAAAATGCCATATATATGGCAAGTTTTTAGAAGGAGTTTTACTATATTTGGGTCACTATGGCAAAGAATATTGAAGATTTTGAAGATGAAGAAATGGACGAATCCGCCGAAGCTTTCCTCGCGGATGAAGCTGAAAGTTCTGCCCCTGTAGTTCGTGACTATAGCGATCGCCGTATCCTCATTTGGGAAGAAGACGATACTCGTCGCGAAACTTGCCTCGAAGTGCTTACCGATTTGCTGGTTGGCGCTACTTTCAAGGCTGTAAAGACCGAAGCCGAAGCCCAGGAACAGCTTGAAAACGATGACTGGGATACCTTTGTTGTGGACTTCTACACTGATGGCGTTTCTTCCAGTGAATTCGTCAAGAATGCCAACAATTATCCGGGTTCCATCCTGGTTGCCATTAACATGGCTCCGCTGACTCTTCAGGAAGAACGCGATCCGGCTCGCACAGAACTCCTCCGTCGTCTCTTCGACGTGGAACGTGCAAACACCCAAATTCACGCGTAGAGTAACGCGCATACTTGTCTGCAACAGTTAAGTTTAAGAAGCCCCGCGGCAATCGCTGCGGGACTTCTTGCTTTTTACGGAGAAAACTTCATTTTAATCGCAGAAGGATAGTTTTCCTGGGGTTGGCGTGCCCAAGCACCAGGCACTGGAGTCTTGTCTACTTTCCCATCGGTCTATGTTCAGCTGGCCGCTGCTTCCGTACTTGCTGGAACCCATGGCGGGGACCACGTTGGTGTGGAGAGAGTCCGGTGTGCTGGAATAGTAAAGGGAATCCAGTGTGATTCCGTCGCACTTCAATATGACCTGTCCCTTGCTGTTGCCCATGTCCACCCATCCGTCGGTATTGACGAATAGGGGTGGAGTATTCTTTCCGTTGGGATTGCCGAGAACGATAACTTGGCTTGGGGCAATTTCGCTCACGGTCAGGGGGAAGTGCTTGGTGGACGATGAACTGGTGATGCCCAGGCTACAGTCGTCAAGAATCAATGTGTCCAGGCTGCCGTTGTAAATTTCCACGAATTCGAACTGGGTCGTGTCGTTGGTACTTGGTGCGGAGAAGTATTCCGTGATGAGGATTTCTTCGGCCTTGGGCTTTCGGTAACCGGCTGGCAGCGGAAGAGACAACTCGATGTTTTTATCTGCCGCCGCCTGAATGGCTAGGTCCACCTGGGCACGCAAGGATTTCAGCTGGAGGCTGGGTACGGGGCTGTCTTCGGTGAGGTCAAACGTGTCGGACAGTTCGTAGATTGTCTTGTTGTTGGAATCCTTTAGTGCGATGGTAATATTGTAGGTTTCTCCAAGCTTAAGGCTGTTGCTTTTGAATACACCTCGGTTTGCAGAAAATTCCATGGGGATGGTGTAGTTTTCGCTCTTCGAGGTGAGTTTCATTTCGCCGCTGTGAATGCCGGCTTCGTTATGCAGGCCCAAGGGAACGTCGATGTAGACGAACCCAACGATGGCGTGCATCTTGATGTTGAGATTGACGGTGGATCCTGCCTCGAGCTTGGTCTCAAGTTCGCCTACTTGCATAAGAGTTCCGTTGGCGTAGATTTTCGCCTTGAAACTCCAGTGGTCGCTAGGGAACAGTTCCATGCTGAAAGCCGCGTCCTCCGTGGAATGGACGTAGTGCAAAGTGTCTGCGCCATAGCAGTCCAGTACAAGACTGTCCAGCAAGGGCGTGGTTGCGTAATCCAGTTTTAAGGCGACATTTGCGATGTTGCCTTCTACCATGACTTCGCTACTTTGTATGGACTTGTCGTTGCCACAATTCCAGATGGTTGCGGCGCAAAGGGCTGCAGTTGCTGTTTTGAACAACGTAGCCTTGTTTACTTTTGGTATTTGCATTTTTCCTCCATGTTGTAAAATGCGCTATCATTAACACGCAGGAAAAATTTTTTCGGGCACTTTTTTTTGAAAAAAATTGATTATGTCGCTTTTTGCGCGATTTTTTGGTGGCTATAATCTACAAATGCAATTTCTTTTGGCCATTTTCCTGGCGATTGCCTTGAAGTTTGGCGGCGCAGGCTTTGTCTTGGCGGAGAATTTTTACCAGGGCACTGGGGGAAATGCCAAAAGCTGCTGCTGCGGCCTTGGTGTCGCCGCCCTTGGAACACATGATGTCAAAAACATGGGCTATGAAAAGGGGAAACTGCGGATTGGACGGTTGAATGTGCCCGTTGCTTCCGGGAAAGCGCATTTCCGGGTTTGCAGGCTCTTCGCGAACTTGTAAAGCCAAGGCCATCTGCATTCTATGCAGTGCATGGGTCTTATTTTCCAAGGCGCTTCTCCCTTCGCAGGATTTGATTTCTAAATTGAATTCACGAAGTGTAAGCAAGACTCCCGTATTTGTCTTGTTTCGGTGCTGGCCACCGGGACCGCTGCCCTGGTACCCTTTGAGGGTGCAGGCTCGCAAAAGTTCGTCGAGAGTCATTTTAAGGTAGGTATCGCGATGCATGTACTGAAAAATAAAATAGTTGCAGCCGCTGTCATCGGCTCCTTGGCATTTTTTGCCGGTTGTGCAGGAACTTCTAACGGTTCTGCCGACGGTGCAAAAAAGGAAAGTTCTTCCTTCATGGATGAATCCGCTTCTGTAAAGGATGCAAAGCATCAGGGACAGGAACAGGATAAGCAGGCCATGCTTGAAAACATGTTCCAGGAATTTATTGCCGCCACCCGTACGGATACTCCGGCAGAACAGCTCTTGGCCATGATGACCGATACTTCTGAATATTGGTTGGATACTTTGGAAAATCGTGCCAAGGTCTATACTTCCGAAGATTTGGACAATAGCCAGTTCTACGAAGTCTTTGCAATTCTTATGTATCGTCTTTATGAACGTGAACATTTGTTCGAAGTTTCTGAAGACCGCATGCTTTGGCTCCTTATGTCCAAGGAAGGACTTTTTCAAAAATTCACAAATTTGAAGCTGGGCCCCATGAAGGTGAAGAACGATCGTGGAAGCATTGGTCTTGCCAGCAGCCCCGAAGTTCCCATTATGCTTTTCGAATGGGATGACACCGCATGGAAGCTGAACCTTGCAGAAACCATTCCGCTGATTACAAAGGGCATGGAAGCCACAGCATCCAAGAAAAACTGGAGCAACAAGAAACTTGCTCTGTACTGGATTGACAATGAATATCATATGCAGTACAGCCGTTTGGATGAATCTCTTTGCGAACCTATTGGATTTTAGGCCTGAGGCTCCAGGTTCGAGGCCCGAGAAATGATTTTTAGAATGAAAATTTGGTGTGCAGTGTTGCTGGCTGCTGCAATTTGCATTGCGGCTCCGACGAAGTCTAGCAAGAATGCTCCCGCGGCATACACTTCAGGTTCTGCGAAAATTGTTGGTGCCGTAGACTCCAAGACACCTTTTGACGGAGGCCGTCTTTTCGCAGTACTGGATTCTATGGGCGGTTCTGGTACATGGATGGAATGGGACGTGAACAGCGTCCGTGACCCGTCGTTGATGGACGTCATTGATCCGATGCTGAAGGCGAACAATAAACCGGAAATGGTCTGGGTGATTGTTGAACGCACAAAACCTTTGGTTGCGGTTCTTTTGCAAAAGGGACGTGGCGAAGTTATCATATTCTATGAACTTCAGAAACTGGACGCTACACCGGTTCCTCTTGAAATTAACCCGGTGCTTTCCCCGGACGTGGTGTTCCGCGATTACGAACAAATTTCTGAAACAGAATTTGTTCACAGGGACAAGAAAAATTTAAAGGTCCTGGTAACGCCCAAGAGTATTAGATTTTCATATACAATAGGCGGGGAAGATCCGTTGCGAATTCCTCCCGACTATTCCTCCAAGACTTTTGTTGAAAAAAGCTCCGTGTTGAGGGATTTCGAGGACTACTTCAAGTATGAATATTCCTTGATGCTCAGGGCTTTTGTCCAGTCTACTCGAGCTATTTTCAATTGGCAGCCTTGGCATTGGTATTTGAAGGAATGGAATGGCAAGTTTATGATGCCTCGTGCTGAATTGGAAGCCATTCTTTCTAGCGGAATTACTCCTCAGTCCTTTACATTGTTTTCTGCAAAAACAAAGAAAGGGGAGACTATCCAGTTTAATACCAATGGAAGCGGTTTTTCTGAACTAGTTATAACTCGCCCTTAGTCAAATTTTGTATTTTGGAAGGGTGAAAATTTTAAGCTCCTATATTCGTTTTGTTGCTGCGATGGCGTTGCTTGCAATGCCGTCCTTTGCGGCCAAGATTGTTGAAGATTCCAGGACGAAATTTATTCTTGATGACGAAGTCCTGGAGTCTAGCACCCATGCTTGCGAAAATGGCTCAAAGAAAGAAGGACGCTACCTTCCGGAACGCGCACTCTACCTTGATGACAACGCGGTCCCTTACAGAAATTACTTTGTTGCTCTGCCTTCAAATAATGCACCATCAGTTTCCGTAATAGATTTGAAAACGGTTGCCTTGGGCAAAGCCTATTGCAAGGATGTGCCGCTGAATTATTTGCCGGTGACTGCGTCGACTCCGGTTTACAAAGACGGTCTTTGGATAACCGAAGTTCGTGTCCCGCTCATTTTGCAACAGGGTGCTTCTGCTTCGATTCGCAAGAGCTTTAGACTTCGAGTTGATTTCAACGGAACTGCAAATGGCGTCAATCCGGGAAAAAGAGCTCTGTCTCGCGTAGAAAACCAGGCTGGAGCCTCTCGTTTCGGTGTTTCGCAGACGACTCTCCGTAAGGGCCTTCGTAAAGCCGCTGCGGATCAAATGGCTAATGTTTCCCTTCTTGCAGAATTCATTCTTGGTGATAAAAATATTGCCACTTTTTCTGAAGACGGTGTTTATGCCGTAGAATATAAGACCATCCGTAATGCTTTGGCTTCTAAGCTGCGTCAAGGTGAACTTGAAGGCGTCAAGGTGGATGAAATCTGCCTGTTTGGCGCTTCTCCAGATACGTTGGCTGATATGGGACCTAACGAGGCTCTGCGCAATCCTAATCAGCTGTTTGAAATGCCTATTGAAATTAGGGACCACTCCTCTGACGGTTCTTCGCCTGATGGTATTTTCGGTAATGGCGACTCTCTGATCTTTGTGGGCTATGGCAATGCTTTCTGGAAGCGTTTTGATAAGGAGGATCCGTCTTTTGTTAATGGAAAGATGGACTATTTCCATTCTTACTCTCCTTATTCCTACTACCAGCACTTTGTGTTTGGCCGAAAGGTCGGTGGAAAAGGTCTTCGCCTGAAGGATAAGCTTAAGGCTCCTGCAGCATTCGGAAAGAATGTAGAATGGATGCGCTATGTTCGTGCGGAAAAGGATGTTCTTCTTCGTGATACTTATTATGGTCGATCTCTGAATTGGGAGTCTTCTTCCGGCAAGGAATGGTTCTGGTTGTGGCATGACAGAGGTGAAGTCACGGAAGTGCCTTCGTCAGTTTTGAATACCTCGGAAACGGTGAACTTGCCTGGCATGGTCAAGGATGGCCGCCAGTATGTCGGCGTAACATTCTTCCCCCATCGATCCTTGTATGCTATGGGTGAGGGGGTAAACCAGACCCCGGACAAAAGGCTGTCTTCCAAGAGCTATGAAGAGCGAATGAGTAGAATTCGTTTTGCCTTTGATGTGAACGGCGCTTCTGCGGATTCTTCAACATTGACTCTTTTGCCTGCTGGAAATTATAGGGTTGATAATCCTAACTTGAAATCCTCTGGAAATGAATATTCCATGACGATGCAGAAGAACGATCGTCAGTATGACCGCTTTGATGGCTATACTGTAGCGTACCAATGGAATCCTGTCGTGGATAGTGCTGAATGGCTTCTTCCGGGAGCGGTTTCTGGAGTTATTAAAATTCCAGTAGAGTCTGGTGTTCAAGTGATGAAGTTCAAGAATTACCAGCCGATGGGACTTCTCTCTGTGACTGACGGCTTTGCGAAGGACAGTGTTTCTGCAGACGATGACGTCCGCTACCTTGCTTACCGTGAGAAGGCTTATCGTTCGACATTGGACGTTTCGGGCTTGGACAAAAAGCATGAGAATGTGCTTTCCGACTTGACCTCCCCTAATTCAAAATTGGAGTATTTGATTATTGCTCCTGAAGAATTGCTGGACGGTGCTGTTGCCTTGGCCGAATTCCGTTCTGGAGGATCCGCTGTTTCTACAATTCCCACGACGGTTGTAGCCGTTGAGGACATTTATAGGCGCTACACGGCGGGCCGACTTTCCCCGGTGGCAATCCGAAACTACATATCCTACGTTTATTCTGTATGTCCGAACTTGAAATATGTTCTTTTGGCCGGGGCTGGCAATTACGACTATCGTGGCTCAAATGGCAAATTGAATAGAAATCTGGTTCCTCCTTTTGAAAAGGAATCTGCCGTAACGGAAGACTTCTACGCTGCCCTGGATTCGGGTGAAATTGTAGGCTACGGAACTTACGACCTTGATGTTGCTGTTGGTCGTTTGCCTGTGCTTGACATGGACGAATTCAACAATTACCTGGAAAAGGTCAAGGAGTACGAGAAGCTTGGCGTGATGGATTATTCCGATTGGCGTTCAACTTTGCTGATGACCGCAGACGATGCGAAAAATTCCGGTAAACAAGATAACTCCAAACATTCTGAAGTTCAAGAATTCGTTGCCAATGCTATCGATAGTCTGGCTGCGAGAAAGAAGCAGCGTTGGAACATGAAGAAAGTGTATCTCCTGGATTATCCGGAAGATGCTGCTGGCCAGAAAAAGGAAGCCGCAGATGACTTTATAAATGTCCTGAATCAAGGAGCCTTGTTTGCGACCTATTTTGGTCATGGTTCCAAGATTGAATGGGCATCGGAAGGCTTGCTGAAGTCTAGCTACGTCGCTCGACTGAGCAACAAGAAACGCTACACCATTCTTGGTTCGTTCTCTTGTACTGTAGGCCGTTTTGATGAAGGCAATACCCGCTCGCTTTCCGAAGAGTTCATGGTGGCTTCTGGTGTCGGCTCCATTGCTTCTGTTGGTGCGACCCGAGAAACGTTTAAGGATACGAACAGGTCTTTTGCATTGACGTTTATGCTGGGTGCCTTAAGTGGAGACAACCAGTACCTTGGTGATGCTCTCTTTAAAACGAAGCTTACTGCCGGGACCGCTTACTCTGACACTAGATACGAATACGAAAAGTACGTGCTGATTGGGGAACCTGTAATCAAGTTGCCTCAGTCAACTTTGCCCGTGAAGTTCGATCAGAAAATTGATACCCTGAAGGCCTTGGATAAAATGAAGTTGTCAGGCTCTGTCGACGGCCTGCGCGACGGCTTTGTCAATCTGGTTATTACGGAAGGTCGTACGGAAAAGCGCCTGGACCTGCAAGTGACGAAGTTGGTTTCTCGTGATTCGTTGCCCCCGCTTGAGGTGAATGATACCATTGATGTTTCCTATGAAGGAAACTTGGTTTTCTCCGAAGAAATCCCTGTAAAGAACGGTCGCTTTGAAACGGAATTTATTACACCGCGCAAACTTTCTTTTGGTGATACTGCCGCAGAAATGAGGGCTTGGGCTTATTCTACGAACAGTCCTGTTGTTGGCCGTGATTGGAAAAATGGAATCGTGATTGCTGGGGTTTCCTCCTATGCGGATTCTTTGAAGGATACGGTTCCTCCGACGATTCAAATCCAGTCTTGCTACAACGACGGCTTTGCTACGGATTTCTATAACGGCCAGGAAGTAAAGTTGCAGAGCCCCGCTTGCCTGCAGGTCGTTGTTTCTGATTCTACAGCTCTTGACTTTAGGGAGCAGGCCGATGAAGGCTTGTCACTTGAGATCCTTGGCGTCTTGGATCCGTTCCATCCCAGTCCGTTCCTGGAACAGAATTCTAAGCGTGCCAAGGTAAGAATGAACTTCTCTTCGGAACAGTATCCTGCAGGAAAGTACTTGTTTAAGGTTCGTGCGCAGGATGTCCTGGGCAATTCCAGCGTTAAAATGGTGAACCTTGAAATTACCGAAGGTATGGTTGCCGGCCTCGCTGATGTTTTCAATGCGCCCAATCCCATGGGGAAGAAGGGAACGAACTTCTACTTTAAGAATTTGGCCGTAAATAATTCGTCCAAGGTGAACATTTTCATCTATAACCAGAACGGAAAACTGGTACAGGTGTTGAAAAATGTAGAATCCGGCGTTCATTGGAATGGCCGTGATATGCATGGTCGTTTGTTGGCAAATGGTCTTTATCATTATGTTGTGCGCAGTGAAGTTTCTGCTGCCGGAAATTCTGGTAAAAAGACCTGGACAAAGAAACAAAAATTGTTGATTTCGAGGTAAATATGGATTTGAGAGAAAAGCCGGGCAAGGTTCAAACAGTAATGGAATTGTTGCTCCGTTTCCGTTTGATTTCTGTTGTGGCGATTGTTGTTGCTACTGCGGCTTTTGTCGCTACCAAATGGCAAGAAATTGTGAGCTTGCCCCTGGGCGCTTCTGAAGCTTTGGGAATGTGGATTGCTGAAATTGAGGATGTGGCCTCTGTGTGGGCTTCGGCCCAGTATTTGGCGGTCGCTGGCATCGCTGCGGTGGTTCTGTTCTTTGTCTTTGGCGGAATTCGCAGTGGCTTTGCTTCCATCGTTTCCTTTGGTCTTGCTTTTGGGGCTTTGTTCCTGCTGGGCGGCAACGAGGAAATGCCGCTGATGATGATGGGAGGCTTGGCTCTGGTGGCGGCGCTGTCCATGATCGTCTTGAAGTTAAGCGTTGCTTGCGGCTTGTTCCCCTTCGTTTTGGGTTGGTGCTTCTTTAGTGGTTTAATGGCGGCATTGCCTGAGGCACTGGAGCCCAGCTGGCGTGTTTGGGCTCTCCTTTCTGCACTTGGTTTTGCAGGCTCTATGGCACTGTCTGTTTCTGCAGGCAAGCATCTTGGTGCTGGCGTTCCCCAGGCG harbors:
- a CDS encoding C25 family cysteine peptidase → MKILSSYIRFVAAMALLAMPSFAAKIVEDSRTKFILDDEVLESSTHACENGSKKEGRYLPERALYLDDNAVPYRNYFVALPSNNAPSVSVIDLKTVALGKAYCKDVPLNYLPVTASTPVYKDGLWITEVRVPLILQQGASASIRKSFRLRVDFNGTANGVNPGKRALSRVENQAGASRFGVSQTTLRKGLRKAAADQMANVSLLAEFILGDKNIATFSEDGVYAVEYKTIRNALASKLRQGELEGVKVDEICLFGASPDTLADMGPNEALRNPNQLFEMPIEIRDHSSDGSSPDGIFGNGDSLIFVGYGNAFWKRFDKEDPSFVNGKMDYFHSYSPYSYYQHFVFGRKVGGKGLRLKDKLKAPAAFGKNVEWMRYVRAEKDVLLRDTYYGRSLNWESSSGKEWFWLWHDRGEVTEVPSSVLNTSETVNLPGMVKDGRQYVGVTFFPHRSLYAMGEGVNQTPDKRLSSKSYEERMSRIRFAFDVNGASADSSTLTLLPAGNYRVDNPNLKSSGNEYSMTMQKNDRQYDRFDGYTVAYQWNPVVDSAEWLLPGAVSGVIKIPVESGVQVMKFKNYQPMGLLSVTDGFAKDSVSADDDVRYLAYREKAYRSTLDVSGLDKKHENVLSDLTSPNSKLEYLIIAPEELLDGAVALAEFRSGGSAVSTIPTTVVAVEDIYRRYTAGRLSPVAIRNYISYVYSVCPNLKYVLLAGAGNYDYRGSNGKLNRNLVPPFEKESAVTEDFYAALDSGEIVGYGTYDLDVAVGRLPVLDMDEFNNYLEKVKEYEKLGVMDYSDWRSTLLMTADDAKNSGKQDNSKHSEVQEFVANAIDSLAARKKQRWNMKKVYLLDYPEDAAGQKKEAADDFINVLNQGALFATYFGHGSKIEWASEGLLKSSYVARLSNKKRYTILGSFSCTVGRFDEGNTRSLSEEFMVASGVGSIASVGATRETFKDTNRSFALTFMLGALSGDNQYLGDALFKTKLTAGTAYSDTRYEYEKYVLIGEPVIKLPQSTLPVKFDQKIDTLKALDKMKLSGSVDGLRDGFVNLVITEGRTEKRLDLQVTKLVSRDSLPPLEVNDTIDVSYEGNLVFSEEIPVKNGRFETEFITPRKLSFGDTAAEMRAWAYSTNSPVVGRDWKNGIVIAGVSSYADSLKDTVPPTIQIQSCYNDGFATDFYNGQEVKLQSPACLQVVVSDSTALDFREQADEGLSLEILGVLDPFHPSPFLEQNSKRAKVRMNFSSEQYPAGKYLFKVRAQDVLGNSSVKMVNLEITEGMVAGLADVFNAPNPMGKKGTNFYFKNLAVNNSSKVNIFIYNQNGKLVQVLKNVESGVHWNGRDMHGRLLANGLYHYVVRSEVSAAGNSGKKTWTKKQKLLISR
- a CDS encoding lamin tail domain-containing protein, which produces MQIPKVNKATLFKTATAALCAATIWNCGNDKSIQSSEVMVEGNIANVALKLDYATTPLLDSLVLDCYGADTLHYVHSTEDAAFSMELFPSDHWSFKAKIYANGTLMQVGELETKLEAGSTVNLNIKMHAIVGFVYIDVPLGLHNEAGIHSGEMKLTSKSENYTIPMEFSANRGVFKSNSLKLGETYNITIALKDSNNKTIYELSDTFDLTEDSPVPSLQLKSLRAQVDLAIQAAADKNIELSLPLPAGYRKPKAEEILITEYFSAPSTNDTTQFEFVEIYNGSLDTLILDDCSLGITSSSSTKHFPLTVSEIAPSQVIVLGNPNGKNTPPLFVNTDGWVDMGNSKGQVILKCDGITLDSLYYSSTPDSLHTNVVPAMGSSKYGSSGQLNIDRWESRQDSSAWCLGTPTPGKLSFCD
- a CDS encoding peptide chain release factor-like protein produces the protein MHRDTYLKMTLDELLRACTLKGYQGSGPGGQHRNKTNTGVLLTLREFNLEIKSCEGRSALENKTHALHRMQMALALQVREEPANPEMRFPGSNGHIQPSNPQFPLFIAHVFDIMCSKGGDTKAAAAAFGISPSALVKILRQDKACAAKLQGNRQENGQKKLHL
- the typA gene encoding translational GTPase TypA: MDQSKIRNVAIIAHVDHGKTTLVDQLLKQCGTFHEGEEVNERVMDSDNLERERGITILSKNTNVMYKGYRVNIVDTPGHADFGGQVERVLGTVDGVILVVDAFEGPMAQTRFVTQKALQMGLIPIVVVNKIDRDGCNPHGALDKVFDLFCELDATEEQLDFDKVFGSGRRGICKAEMEDPDGDFSILMDKIIERIPAPKGDPNAEPLMQITSLEYSGFLGRLAVGRVQNGIFKPGLTVAQSTADGKFKNVRLQKVLRYDGLSPQPVEEAGPGDIVLLAGFDNFDIGDTLSDPKNPQELPRIHIDPPTISMMFTVNTSPLAGKYGGKFMTGNQLQERLERAHMADPALLVEKADGASNFKVSGRGILHLTILVENMRRELYEFTIGSPQVIFQNDENGKLLEPVEEFKVEVPSEFSGACIQEIQTRKGEMTNMTTDENDRVTLEFNVPSRGLIGIRPKLLSLSKGYAVSQSIFKGYEPYKGEIPARINGVLIAKEPGEAASYALSNLEDRGYLIIGPGAEVYPGMIVGEHNRDVDITVNVTKGKHLTNMRSKSADDMIQLTPYRRLTLEECVTFINEDECIEVTPEVLRLRKTELDPIKRKQLSKKPVEED